The following coding sequences are from one Terriglobales bacterium window:
- a CDS encoding TonB-dependent receptor: protein MNRLKMRNRNSRQYLYSSAVLACVSLLLTSIALGQSTTGTLRGQVLDQQGATIANAKIKIANQETGVVSNTVTSSAGTWNVPSLLPGKYSVSVEAQGFRGFVRKDVVVLADRDNTADAQLQVGAATEVVEVVAAGAAVETSSSSLSNNFNSQDVLNLPNAGGALNGSPLNLAVLVPNVVAQPGGVTGVGGSVGGTRPRENNFSVDGVDDNNLGVTGPNSTVIPDAVAEFTLQTNQFSADTGHSSGGQFNLVTKTGTNSFHGSAYEYFQNRNLNAMDNLTKAAIAAKTIPGQPAYDNNRFGANLGGPIVRNKLYFFGNYEYTDLHGDGNATFLDAPTATGLATMQSLAADQAVRDVLKNYPVAPTADPSLAITVNGKSIPVGPLVLISPLLQREHDAIANIDYSASKHQVGFRFLLNQTKFIVPVNSTQSQFNQDQPVRSRKISVNDTWTLNAHTVNDLRLQYSYFSLASVNPCTTCPPEVTIEELGSTTVGPSDNQHQKQNSYQVKDSLSRVVGKHTLKFGGEYTHYIYPQFFLPRSNGDYWYKTAQDLVNDNLASVPGRTLRGAGSGSFLGTESLFAGYLQDDLKLTPRLTLNLGLRYEYWTNPVGGETQALNAISSVPNVITFGKPKTDTNNFAPRIGFAYDPFGSGKTSVRGGFGISYGWKFQNFAAITLPPQTQSEMDPASACGLSTPPGWCANFGNKPGSNGTGSPFLAAGGLPSVYLPPANQQEARALTTAYIDDTVMPKILTWSFGIQRELYRNGLFEVRYLGTRGLELPVQFRRNRISAFDAGVNAIPTFFKASDVPATWNAGTPTDAAFNAFLASGGNNIYRPFGFLANVTSDPPLGSSVYHALSWNYTQRAWRGLSFNANYTWSHAIDDATNEFFTSLLNPRRGQDTNQIGQDRSDSDLDVRQKFALSASYETPAIHSDNRAVKTLLNGYSLGVVYLAQTGQPVTLQSGLAGIDSNGNGDTAGDRGVLNPFGTSLKGSDVIPVCANPNGTTSLAGDTVGNGGSCPGASIGYLAADPTAKFVIAGPDVKANLGRNSFRSPGFGVANLSLGKKLKITESAYFQLKADFNNVLNHKNYTISNGNVFSASGVTAATSNPGYVNIADSNFLNSKIFSGGNRQVNLTARFVF, encoded by the coding sequence GTGAATCGACTTAAGATGCGAAACAGAAATTCCAGGCAATATCTCTATTCTTCCGCAGTTCTTGCTTGCGTATCGTTGCTGCTGACGAGTATCGCTTTGGGACAAAGCACAACCGGAACACTACGTGGACAGGTTCTGGACCAACAAGGCGCGACCATCGCAAATGCGAAGATAAAGATTGCGAATCAGGAGACCGGAGTCGTCTCCAATACAGTTACCTCATCAGCCGGAACCTGGAATGTTCCCAGCCTGCTCCCGGGAAAATATTCGGTCAGCGTCGAGGCGCAGGGTTTCCGCGGATTTGTGCGGAAAGACGTTGTCGTGCTTGCGGACCGTGACAATACAGCCGACGCGCAGTTGCAGGTGGGGGCAGCGACAGAGGTCGTTGAAGTTGTTGCCGCCGGAGCAGCAGTTGAGACGTCTTCCTCTTCGCTAAGTAACAACTTCAACTCCCAGGACGTACTGAACTTGCCCAACGCTGGCGGAGCCCTGAACGGCAGCCCGCTAAATCTTGCGGTGCTGGTCCCCAACGTTGTGGCACAGCCGGGCGGCGTTACCGGAGTAGGCGGGTCAGTTGGTGGCACGCGTCCTCGTGAGAACAACTTCAGCGTCGATGGAGTGGATGACAACAATCTCGGTGTTACGGGACCAAATTCAACGGTGATTCCCGACGCCGTGGCCGAATTTACCTTGCAAACCAACCAGTTCAGCGCCGACACAGGACACTCTTCCGGCGGCCAATTCAACCTGGTTACCAAAACGGGAACGAATAGTTTTCACGGCTCGGCGTACGAGTATTTCCAGAATCGAAACCTGAACGCAATGGACAACCTGACCAAGGCTGCTATTGCAGCCAAGACGATTCCGGGCCAGCCCGCGTATGACAACAATCGCTTCGGAGCGAATCTTGGTGGCCCAATCGTGAGGAACAAGCTGTACTTCTTCGGCAATTACGAATACACGGACCTGCACGGCGACGGAAATGCCACATTCCTGGATGCTCCCACCGCAACTGGACTGGCGACCATGCAAAGCCTGGCTGCCGATCAGGCAGTAAGAGATGTTCTAAAGAATTATCCCGTAGCTCCAACTGCGGATCCAAGCCTTGCGATTACAGTAAACGGAAAGTCGATTCCTGTAGGTCCGCTTGTGCTTATCAGCCCGCTCTTACAGCGGGAGCACGATGCAATTGCCAATATCGATTATTCGGCGAGTAAGCACCAGGTTGGTTTCCGTTTCCTTCTCAACCAGACTAAGTTCATTGTCCCGGTGAACTCAACGCAATCACAATTCAACCAGGACCAGCCGGTACGTAGTCGCAAGATATCTGTGAATGATACGTGGACGCTAAACGCCCACACAGTGAATGACCTTCGCCTACAGTATTCGTATTTCTCCCTGGCGTCGGTCAACCCATGCACGACTTGTCCGCCAGAGGTCACGATTGAGGAGTTGGGCAGTACGACTGTAGGCCCCTCAGATAACCAGCATCAGAAGCAGAATTCTTACCAGGTGAAGGACAGTCTTTCCCGGGTTGTGGGCAAGCACACGCTGAAGTTTGGAGGAGAATACACGCATTACATCTATCCTCAGTTCTTTCTGCCGCGGAGCAATGGGGACTACTGGTACAAGACAGCGCAGGACCTCGTGAACGACAACCTGGCCTCGGTACCAGGACGTACGTTGCGAGGCGCCGGCAGCGGCAGCTTCCTCGGAACAGAAAGTCTGTTCGCAGGATACCTTCAGGACGATCTGAAGTTGACCCCGCGACTGACGCTGAACCTGGGACTCCGGTACGAATACTGGACGAATCCGGTAGGCGGCGAGACACAAGCACTCAATGCCATATCGAGTGTTCCCAACGTCATTACATTCGGCAAACCGAAGACGGATACCAACAACTTCGCTCCAAGAATTGGCTTTGCTTACGATCCGTTCGGGAGCGGAAAGACATCGGTTCGTGGAGGTTTTGGCATTTCCTATGGATGGAAGTTCCAGAACTTCGCTGCCATTACGCTTCCTCCTCAAACCCAGAGCGAAATGGATCCCGCGTCGGCGTGTGGCCTAAGCACTCCGCCGGGTTGGTGTGCCAACTTTGGGAACAAGCCGGGATCGAATGGAACCGGGTCGCCCTTCCTCGCAGCCGGTGGGTTGCCGTCGGTGTACTTGCCTCCCGCAAATCAGCAAGAAGCAAGAGCTCTAACCACGGCGTATATCGACGATACCGTAATGCCGAAGATTCTTACGTGGTCTTTCGGCATCCAGCGCGAACTCTACCGCAATGGTTTATTCGAGGTACGCTATCTGGGAACGCGCGGCTTGGAGTTGCCAGTTCAATTCCGCCGTAACCGTATTAGCGCGTTTGACGCAGGAGTCAATGCAATACCCACGTTCTTCAAAGCATCCGATGTCCCGGCAACCTGGAATGCCGGCACGCCCACAGACGCCGCATTCAACGCCTTTCTGGCCAGCGGCGGCAACAATATCTATCGCCCTTTTGGCTTCTTGGCAAATGTCACGTCGGATCCGCCATTAGGAAGCAGTGTCTATCATGCACTCTCCTGGAACTATACACAGCGGGCATGGCGCGGGCTGTCGTTCAACGCGAACTACACCTGGTCGCATGCGATTGACGATGCCACGAACGAATTCTTTACGAGTCTTCTGAATCCGCGGCGAGGGCAAGACACAAATCAGATCGGGCAGGACCGTTCCGACTCTGATTTAGACGTGCGTCAGAAGTTTGCTTTATCCGCAAGCTATGAAACACCTGCCATCCACTCCGACAATAGGGCTGTTAAGACATTGCTGAACGGATACAGTCTCGGAGTAGTTTACCTCGCTCAGACTGGCCAGCCGGTAACTCTCCAGTCTGGTCTGGCGGGTATCGATTCGAATGGAAACGGAGATACGGCTGGAGATCGTGGCGTGCTGAATCCATTCGGCACATCACTGAAGGGTTCCGATGTGATCCCTGTATGTGCTAATCCAAACGGCACTACTTCTTTGGCCGGCGATACGGTGGGGAACGGCGGATCTTGTCCTGGCGCTTCGATTGGATATCTCGCAGCAGATCCGACCGCAAAATTTGTAATCGCAGGGCCCGACGTAAAAGCAAACCTTGGGCGAAACAGTTTCCGATCCCCAGGTTTCGGAGTGGCGAACCTGTCGCTCGGCAAGAAACTAAAGATAACGGAGTCTGCTTACTTTCAGCTCAAAGCTGACTTCAACAACGTACTCAATCACAAGAACTACACCATCAGTAACGGCAATGTGTTCAGCGCATCCGGAGTAACAGCGGCAACTTCAAATCCCGGATATGTGAACATTGCCGATTCCAATTTTCTGAACTCCAAGATATTTAGTGGAGGGAACCGGCAGGTGAATCTCACAGCTAGGTTCGTGTTTTGA
- a CDS encoding M13 family metallopeptidase: MRLRFPSRRLIALLALVAFAVAIARSATKNPTTDDMDISINPGDDFYRYANGGWLKANTIPVGQSSYDTRAMLAEKANEQVRDLIRGAASAHAAKGTVVQKVGDYYASYLDQSGIDAKGLSPLADEMGRIAAITDKTSLSAYLGTTLNSEVEGLTANADHVFGIWINQGFEDSDHNLPHISQGGLGMPDRDDYLDSSPKMGELRNRYKAHIKAILTLAGDVDSENKAVRILSLETRIAQAFAPDSDAADIFKQNNPWKRADFDAKAAGLDWGAYFQSAGLAEQRDFIVWQPSAVIGVSTLVRDETINVWKDYLRFHLLEHYASVLPKAIAAEHFAFYGTILSGARQMPDRSKEAIVATNGALGQAVGQLYTQEYFPPEAKIRAQKMANNLVTAYRGRISNLTWMSPQTKQKALTKLAALQVIVGYPDLWIDYSSLDVARGDAFGNMRRAEALNCARNLAKLRQPVNPIEWPINPQVPGAVIMFSPNAEFFSSAILQPPYFDSEGDSASNYGSAGSAMAHEITHSFDELGNIYDAKGRLGAWWTAEDRARYGELAEKLVGQFNRYCPFLDLCVNGRHVSSENVADLAGLLVAHDAYLLSLKGKDDVIINGLTGEQRFFLAFAKRWRKLQTETALRQQLKTDTHSPGEYRSDTVRNVDAWYDTYKVAPGDKLSLRPDDRVKIW; encoded by the coding sequence GTGCGGCTCCGCTTTCCAAGCAGACGCCTAATAGCCCTGCTCGCATTGGTCGCCTTCGCAGTCGCAATCGCTCGATCTGCCACTAAGAATCCCACGACAGATGACATGGATATCTCCATCAATCCAGGGGACGACTTCTACCGGTACGCAAATGGAGGCTGGCTCAAAGCGAACACAATACCCGTCGGTCAATCAAGCTACGATACGCGCGCAATGCTGGCGGAGAAAGCAAACGAGCAAGTGCGAGACCTTATTCGAGGCGCAGCCTCCGCTCACGCCGCCAAGGGCACCGTTGTACAAAAAGTCGGCGACTACTACGCCAGCTACCTGGACCAGAGCGGTATCGACGCCAAAGGACTCTCCCCGCTGGCTGACGAGATGGGCAGGATTGCTGCCATCACAGACAAAACATCGCTGTCCGCGTATCTCGGCACCACGTTAAATAGTGAGGTCGAAGGACTCACTGCCAACGCGGATCATGTTTTTGGCATTTGGATCAACCAAGGTTTTGAGGACTCAGACCACAATCTTCCCCACATCTCGCAGGGCGGCCTGGGAATGCCCGATCGTGACGACTACCTCGACTCGTCTCCCAAAATGGGAGAGTTGCGCAATCGGTACAAAGCGCACATTAAGGCGATACTGACGCTCGCAGGAGATGTAGATTCTGAAAACAAGGCCGTGCGGATTCTGTCGTTAGAGACCCGGATTGCACAAGCCTTCGCTCCGGATTCAGACGCAGCTGACATCTTTAAGCAGAACAACCCATGGAAGCGCGCCGACTTTGATGCCAAGGCTGCCGGCCTCGACTGGGGCGCGTACTTCCAATCAGCCGGACTTGCCGAACAGCGCGACTTCATCGTGTGGCAACCATCTGCGGTGATTGGAGTTTCCACACTCGTTCGCGATGAGACTATCAACGTGTGGAAGGACTACCTTCGGTTTCATTTATTGGAGCACTACGCGAGCGTTTTGCCCAAGGCGATAGCCGCTGAGCACTTCGCCTTCTACGGGACGATCCTGTCAGGGGCCCGGCAAATGCCGGACCGAAGCAAGGAGGCCATCGTTGCCACGAATGGTGCTCTCGGTCAGGCTGTCGGTCAGCTCTATACGCAAGAGTATTTTCCGCCGGAAGCTAAGATAAGAGCGCAGAAGATGGCCAACAACTTGGTCACTGCGTATCGCGGGCGCATCTCAAATCTCACTTGGATGTCGCCGCAAACAAAGCAAAAGGCCTTAACTAAATTGGCTGCTCTTCAGGTGATCGTCGGTTACCCCGACCTGTGGATAGATTATTCATCGCTCGATGTTGCGCGTGGTGACGCCTTCGGCAATATGCGACGGGCAGAGGCTCTTAATTGTGCGCGCAACTTGGCCAAGTTGAGACAACCGGTGAATCCGATCGAGTGGCCAATCAATCCGCAGGTTCCCGGTGCAGTCATCATGTTCAGCCCGAATGCGGAGTTCTTCTCGTCCGCGATACTGCAGCCGCCGTATTTCGACAGCGAGGGTGATTCTGCTTCTAACTACGGTTCAGCTGGGTCTGCGATGGCGCATGAGATCACACACAGCTTCGATGAACTGGGAAATATTTACGACGCAAAAGGCCGCCTCGGGGCTTGGTGGACGGCAGAGGATCGCGCCAGGTATGGCGAGCTGGCTGAGAAGCTTGTCGGGCAATTCAACCGGTACTGTCCGTTTCTCGACCTTTGCGTCAATGGGAGACACGTCTCATCTGAAAATGTCGCCGATCTGGCTGGGCTGTTAGTGGCTCATGACGCCTACCTTCTTTCCCTCAAAGGCAAGGATGATGTCATCATTAACGGATTGACAGGCGAACAACGCTTTTTCCTCGCGTTCGCAAAGAGATGGCGCAAACTCCAGACCGAAACTGCGCTGCGTCAGCAGCTCAAAACCGATACCCACTCGCCGGGAGAATATCGTAGCGACACAGTGCGCAACGTCGATGCCTGGTATGACACGTATAAGGTCGCGCCAGGCGATAAACTCTCCCTGCGACCTGACGATCGCGTCAAGATCTGGTAA
- a CDS encoding winged helix-turn-helix domain-containing protein, producing the protein MASELVNIAGSIRFGEDFELDLRSYELRRAGRMLKLERIPAELLVLLIEERGQLVSRDRIIERIWGKDVYLDTDNSINAAMRKIRQVLKDDPEKPRFVQTITGRGYRFIAQVEEVGPQPSLAASLPEQPIHQPAPPKRNWSRLPLVLTLLGLVIAGAVLWLVQKIWHAPSAVPPIHSIAVLPLENFSGDSSQDYFVDGMTDELITDLAKISALRVTSRTSVMRYKGTKKGLPEIARELNVDGIVEGSVTRSGKRVRITAQLLYAPNDQHLWAETYERDLGDVFRLQSEVAQAIAQQVRVELTPQQQARLRSARPVNPEAYELYLKGRYYLSNQFTMAGPLNMAKSYFEEAARKDPGFALAYSGLADSYIYLGFFRQISPELASRSAKEALQKAAELDDSIGEVHDTLGELSWRYEWNWDAAEREFDRAIALAPSYSCAHEDRSIFLAFRGRRDEALAELAKSKEIDPSPTSVMTEESVYYQLRDYAGLLEAGRRGVASDPNQWVQHYNLAIGYEGTGKRLEAVYEYQRAVEMSNGDDDATASLAHAYALIGKPAAAKKILRDLEQKSKSAYISPYILATIYAGLGEKGKAFEFLERAYRERSLEMNWHLKADLRIDNLRSDSRFQNLLSRAGISN; encoded by the coding sequence ATGGCGTCTGAGCTAGTCAACATCGCCGGCTCGATCCGATTTGGCGAGGATTTTGAGCTGGACTTACGTTCCTACGAGCTGCGGCGTGCCGGCCGGATGCTTAAGCTGGAGCGCATTCCCGCGGAACTGCTCGTCCTCTTAATAGAAGAGAGAGGGCAGTTGGTCAGCCGCGACCGAATCATCGAGCGCATCTGGGGCAAGGACGTCTACCTCGATACTGACAACAGCATCAACGCCGCCATGCGCAAGATTCGCCAGGTGCTGAAAGATGATCCCGAGAAGCCGCGCTTTGTGCAGACCATCACCGGAAGGGGATACCGGTTCATTGCGCAGGTGGAGGAAGTCGGACCCCAGCCATCCCTGGCCGCCTCACTGCCCGAGCAGCCCATTCACCAACCTGCTCCGCCGAAGCGCAACTGGAGTCGGCTTCCATTAGTTCTAACGCTGCTCGGCCTCGTGATTGCCGGCGCGGTCCTCTGGCTGGTGCAAAAAATTTGGCATGCGCCAAGTGCAGTTCCCCCGATACACTCTATCGCCGTCCTGCCACTCGAAAATTTCTCCGGCGATTCGTCGCAAGATTACTTTGTAGACGGCATGACGGATGAGCTGATAACCGACCTCGCCAAAATCAGTGCCTTGCGGGTGACCTCCCGAACCTCGGTGATGCGTTACAAAGGCACGAAGAAAGGTCTTCCGGAGATTGCACGCGAATTGAACGTCGACGGGATCGTCGAGGGATCGGTCACGCGCTCCGGAAAGCGAGTGCGAATTACAGCTCAACTGCTCTATGCTCCCAACGATCAGCACCTGTGGGCTGAGACGTATGAGCGCGATCTCGGCGATGTCTTCAGACTGCAGAGTGAGGTTGCGCAGGCGATCGCACAGCAAGTCCGCGTAGAGTTGACTCCGCAGCAGCAGGCCCGGCTCCGCTCTGCCCGTCCAGTGAACCCAGAGGCTTACGAACTTTATTTGAAGGGCCGTTATTACCTGTCAAATCAGTTCACCATGGCGGGACCGCTCAACATGGCGAAGAGCTACTTCGAAGAAGCGGCGCGAAAAGATCCTGGCTTCGCACTGGCCTATTCGGGGCTGGCAGATTCCTATATCTATTTGGGATTTTTTCGACAAATCTCTCCTGAGCTCGCATCCAGGTCCGCGAAGGAAGCACTACAAAAGGCAGCGGAACTGGACGATAGCATCGGCGAAGTACACGACACCCTCGGCGAGCTAAGTTGGCGGTATGAGTGGAACTGGGATGCCGCCGAACGCGAGTTCGATCGCGCGATTGCACTGGCGCCGAGTTACAGTTGCGCTCATGAGGATCGCTCAATCTTTCTTGCTTTCAGGGGCCGGCGCGACGAAGCTCTGGCCGAGCTGGCTAAGAGTAAAGAGATCGATCCTAGTCCCACTTCCGTCATGACCGAAGAGTCCGTCTATTATCAATTGCGGGATTATGCGGGCTTGCTCGAAGCAGGCCGGCGCGGAGTGGCTTCGGATCCGAATCAGTGGGTCCAACACTACAATCTTGCCATCGGCTACGAAGGTACAGGAAAGAGGCTGGAAGCTGTCTACGAGTATCAAAGAGCAGTTGAGATGTCGAATGGCGATGATGACGCTACTGCATCCCTGGCACACGCGTACGCCTTGATCGGCAAACCCGCCGCAGCCAAAAAGATCCTTCGTGATTTGGAGCAGAAATCGAAGAGTGCCTATATTTCACCATACATCCTGGCAACCATATATGCGGGACTTGGCGAGAAGGGCAAAGCATTTGAGTTCTTAGAAAGAGCTTATCGGGAGAGATCCCTGGAAATGAATTGGCACCTTAAAGCTGACCTGCGCATAGATAACCTCCGCTCCGACTCGCGCTTCCAGAACCTGCTGAGCCGCGCCGGAATCTCAAATTAA
- a CDS encoding MBL fold metallo-hydrolase — translation MKPRFALFFFLLFVVPAFAADDLFDIKPVADGVYAAISKRAHKVNCNAAIILLDDGVLVVDTHSKPSAARALIEQIKKLTPKPVKFVVNTHFHWDHYQGNEAYPSSWPAGVEIISSEATRANIERIGIPRIKNEILTLPQEIAALKSNLEKASSAEQKNTIQENLRQAEAYFGELKLMQVTLPTMTFDHSLILHRKSRTVEILWLGRAHTDGDVFVFLPKEKVLCTGDALHGWTPFMGDSYPYDWIKTLDAAEKLGADSIIAGHGDVMHGAQKFELWKEYFQELMDRTASAYAQGASLDDAKKTVSDALVKKYADRFGPTFSGGVAANVTKAYQVIAFPR, via the coding sequence ATGAAGCCGCGCTTTGCTCTGTTCTTTTTCCTGCTTTTCGTGGTGCCGGCGTTTGCTGCGGACGACCTGTTCGACATCAAGCCGGTGGCTGATGGCGTGTACGCGGCCATCTCCAAACGCGCCCACAAAGTGAACTGCAATGCCGCCATTATCCTGCTCGACGACGGCGTGCTGGTGGTGGACACGCACTCCAAACCCTCGGCGGCCCGCGCTCTGATCGAGCAAATTAAGAAGCTCACGCCCAAGCCAGTGAAATTCGTAGTGAACACGCACTTTCATTGGGACCACTACCAGGGCAATGAGGCCTATCCCAGTTCCTGGCCCGCCGGTGTCGAGATCATCTCGTCTGAAGCCACGCGCGCAAACATTGAGCGCATCGGCATACCCCGCATCAAGAATGAGATTTTGACGCTGCCTCAGGAAATTGCTGCCCTCAAAAGCAATTTAGAAAAGGCGTCCAGCGCCGAACAGAAAAACACAATTCAAGAAAATCTTCGCCAGGCTGAAGCGTACTTCGGCGAGCTTAAGCTCATGCAAGTGACTCTGCCGACCATGACCTTTGACCACAGCCTGATTCTGCACCGCAAATCGCGCACGGTAGAGATTCTGTGGCTCGGCCGAGCGCATACCGACGGTGACGTTTTCGTCTTCCTTCCCAAGGAGAAGGTGCTGTGTACCGGCGATGCGCTGCACGGCTGGACTCCCTTTATGGGCGACAGTTATCCGTATGACTGGATCAAGACGCTGGACGCCGCGGAAAAACTCGGCGCCGATTCCATTATCGCCGGGCACGGCGACGTGATGCACGGCGCGCAAAAGTTCGAGTTGTGGAAGGAGTATTTTCAGGAACTGATGGACCGCACCGCGTCGGCATATGCCCAAGGTGCTTCCCTCGATGACGCCAAAAAGACCGTCTCGGACGCGCTGGTTAAGAAATACGCCGACAGATTCGGCCCGACCTTCTCCGGCGGCGTCGCGGCGAATGTCACCAAGGCTTATCAGGTGATTGCTTTTCCTCGCTAA